A region from the Hippoglossus hippoglossus isolate fHipHip1 chromosome 16, fHipHip1.pri, whole genome shotgun sequence genome encodes:
- the LOC117777281 gene encoding tetraspanin-8-like: MAVHKIIKYLLFTINFVFFVAGITILGLSVHARNNRADYQITDDLLPPINLLVFVSAVTMVLGFLGCCGAVREDRCLLKLFFVGLFAVLFMMLAVGVLGALSRSEAAQEVVKEHLKELLPLSAAPKDVQESFQQLERSGFCCGFFVGPLDWGNSMVVPDSCNCTDTSRNCTVLDGRQVYSTPCMTYFMTWLDRLSHTFIVVACGFGILMILGMVFSSVIGFQVCVKKGSVI; encoded by the coding sequence ATGGCGGTCCACAAGATCATCAAGTACTTGCTCTTCACCATCAACTTTGTATTTTTCGTCGCTGGAATCACTATTCTCGGCTTATCCGTACACGCCAGGAACAACAGGGCCGACTACCAGATCACAGACGACCTTCTCCCACCCATAAACCTCCTGGTGTTCGTCAGTGCCGTGACCATGGTCCTGGGCTTCCTGGGCTGCTGTGGAGCCGTCAGAGAGGACCGCTGCCTGCTGAAGCTCTTCTTCGTGGGCCTGTTCGCCGTGCTCTTCATGATGCTGGCCGTGGGTGTGTTGGGAGCCTTATCGAGATCCGAGGCCGCCCAGGAGGTGGTGAAGGAGCACCTGAAGGAGCTGCTTCCGCTGAGCGCAGCGCCGAAGGACGTGCAGGAGTCGTTTCAGCAGCTGGAGAGGAGCGGCTTCTGCTGTGGATTCTTTGTCGGACCTCTCGACTGGGGAAACTCGATGGTTGTGCCCGACTCCTGCAACTGCACGGACACCTCCAGGAATTGCACGGTTTTGGACGGACGTCAGGTTTACTCCACACCGTGTATGACGTACTTCATGACGTGGTTggacagattgtctcacacctTCATCGTGGTTGCGTGCGGATTTGGCATCTTGATGATTCTGGGCATGGTTTTCTCATCAGTCATTGGCTTTCAAGTTTGTGTTAAGAAGGGCAGCGTCATTTAG